The following are encoded together in the Ranitomeya imitator isolate aRanImi1 chromosome 4, aRanImi1.pri, whole genome shotgun sequence genome:
- the RASSF8 gene encoding ras association domain-containing protein 8, protein MELKVWVDGVQRIVCGVTEATTCQEVVIALAQAIGRTGRYTLIEKWRDSERHLAPHENPVISLNKWGQYASDVQLILRRTGPSLSERPTSDTISHVPERNLYRQSLPPLAKLRPQNDKSLKRREPKRKSLTFTGGAKGLIDIFGKGKESEFKQKVLNNYKTTGEELKKLVHLQSDKLLTLEKQLDSSDAELRYWEQKHKSGLEDEIGKWEQKIKRNDVEIGEEEFWENEFQIEVENEKQLQEQLEELTQRMRQCEGQLKDHLSKIQSIESGIEAERLQMVMQEAQINEEIVRGKIEKIKGELDNQGQESVRLENGAKAVERSLGQAAKRLLEREQELEQLTKELRQVNLQQFIQQTGTKVTVLPAEPSEAEFPQPEKEPAFQSGSLKRPVTSRQLPSNLRILQNALSSGFNPEGIYV, encoded by the exons GTCGCACCGGGAGATACACCTTGATAGAAAAATGGAGAGATTCGGAGAGGCACCTGGCTCCCCATGAGAACCCGGTGATCTCCCTGAACAAGTGGGGGCAGTACGCGAGCGACGTGCAGCTCATCCTCAGGCGCACCGGGCCGTCTCTCAGTGAACGTCCTACATCTGACACCATCTCCCATGTGCCCGAGAGGAACCTGTACCGGCAGAGCCTTCCACCTCTGGCCAAGCTGAGGCCGCAGAACGATAAGTCATTAAAGAGGCGTGAACCAAAGAGGAAATCGTTGACTTTTACCGGCGGGGCCAAAGGACTTATCGACATTTTCGGTAAAGGCAAAGAATCTGAATTTAAGCAAAAAGTGCTCAATAACTACAAGACAACGGGCGAGGAGCTGAAGAAGCTCGTCCACCTACAGTCCGACAAGCTCCTGACCCTGGAGAAGCAGCTGGACTCCAGCGACGCCGAGCTGCGATACTGGGAGCAGAAGCACAAGTCCGGCTTGGAGGACGAAATTGGGAAATGGGAGCAGAAGATCAAACGGAACGACGTGGAGATCGGTGAAGAGGAGTTCTGGGAGAACGAGTTCCAGATCGAGGTGGAAAATGAGAAACAACTCCAGGAACAACTTGAGGAGTTGACCCAGCGCATGCGTCAGTGCGAGGGCCAGCTGAAGGACCACCTGAGCAAAATCCAGAGCATCGAGAGCGGCATCGAGGCCGAGAGGTTACAGATGGTCATGCAAGAAGCACAGATCAACGAGGAGATTGTCAGGGGGAAGATCGAAAAGATCAAAGGGGAGCTGGACAATCAAGGGCAGGAAAGTGTCCGGCTGGAGAATGGGGCCAAGGCTGTGGAGCGGTCACtggggcaagcggcaaaaaggctaTTG GAGCGAGAGCAGGAACTCGAACAGCTGACCAAAGAACTCCGACAAGTGAATCTCCAGCAGTTTATCCAGCAGACTGGTACTAAGGTTACAGTGCTGCCCGCAGAGCCCAGCGAAGCTGAATTCCCGCAGCCAGAAAAAG AACCAGCATTCCAGTCGGGGTCTCTAAAACGGCCCGTGACTTCAAGACAGCTTCCAAGCAACTTACGGATCCTCCAGAACGCCTTGTCTTCAGGATTCAACCCCGAGGGCATCTACGTATAA